A DNA window from Haladaptatus cibarius D43 contains the following coding sequences:
- the hflX gene encoding GTPase HflX: MQSGSAIIAQRTDSGTSNDGTTDGGAAGNESTDGGTTNPRDMAEIRALADAAGYDVVGEVTQTRVEDLKYQFGRGKAETLAERVKTSDARNVIFDNPLSPQQTYELGELCPDGTQIIDRYRLVLEIFSQQAGTRRAKLQVELAQLQYELPRVQAEIRLEKEAANERRSRNGLGEKEDRQVTDIKDRIDRIKSKLESLSDVGDQRREKRREQGFDLVALAGYTNAGKSTLLRRLADEMAFDPDTHDDLHESAAAEDRLFKTLETTTRRAEIQGRRTLITDTVGFISDLPHWLVESFETTLTETYEADLVLLVADVSDPLPELREKLQTSLDLLDGDAERIGTVLNKADCVSAVELNERVSGVSDLVPNPVVVSTTENDGIDALRERIVDELPAWETDRLTLPNTSETMSLLSWLYDHARVEAVWYPSESEEVVVEFAADPAIAERATVKADTISA, from the coding sequence ATGCAATCAGGTTCAGCAATTATCGCACAACGGACGGACAGCGGAACTTCGAACGACGGAACAACGGACGGCGGAGCGGCGGGCAACGAATCCACAGACGGCGGAACGACGAACCCGCGCGACATGGCAGAGATTCGCGCGCTCGCCGACGCGGCAGGCTACGACGTGGTCGGCGAAGTCACGCAAACACGGGTCGAGGATTTGAAGTACCAGTTCGGGCGCGGAAAGGCCGAAACGCTGGCGGAGCGAGTGAAAACAAGCGACGCCCGGAACGTCATCTTCGACAACCCGCTTTCGCCACAGCAGACCTACGAACTCGGGGAGTTGTGCCCCGACGGAACCCAAATCATCGACCGCTATCGACTCGTCCTCGAAATATTCAGCCAGCAGGCCGGAACCCGCCGGGCGAAGCTACAGGTCGAACTCGCGCAGTTACAGTACGAACTCCCGCGGGTGCAGGCCGAAATTCGATTGGAGAAGGAAGCCGCCAACGAACGCCGTTCTCGGAACGGACTCGGCGAGAAAGAAGACAGACAAGTTACGGACATCAAAGACCGAATCGACCGCATCAAATCGAAACTGGAGAGTCTCTCCGACGTGGGCGACCAGCGACGCGAGAAGCGCAGGGAACAGGGCTTCGACCTCGTTGCACTTGCAGGTTACACCAACGCCGGGAAATCGACGCTTCTGCGTCGATTGGCCGACGAAATGGCGTTCGACCCGGACACTCACGACGACCTCCACGAGAGCGCGGCGGCGGAGGACAGATTGTTCAAAACGCTCGAAACGACGACTCGCCGGGCCGAGATTCAGGGCCGGAGGACACTTATCACGGACACGGTCGGATTCATCAGCGACCTGCCCCATTGGCTGGTCGAATCGTTCGAGACGACGCTCACGGAGACGTATGAGGCCGATCTCGTGCTTCTCGTCGCAGACGTGAGCGACCCACTTCCCGAACTGCGCGAGAAGCTTCAGACGTCGCTCGATTTGCTCGACGGCGACGCGGAGCGAATCGGGACGGTACTGAACAAGGCGGACTGCGTTTCGGCTGTCGAATTGAACGAACGAGTTTCGGGCGTATCCGACCTCGTACCGAACCCCGTCGTCGTCAGCACGACCGAAAACGACGGTATCGACGCGCTTCGGGAGCGAATCGTGGACGAACTTCCGGCGTGGGAAACCGACCGGTTGACGCTTCCGAACACGAGCGAAACGATGTCGCTCCTCTCGTGGTTGTACGACCACGCCCGCGTGGAGGCGGTGTGGTATCCGAGCGAGAGCGAGGAAGTCGTGGTCGAGTTCGCCGCAGACCCCGCGATTGCCGAGCGTGCGACGGTTAAAGCCGACACGATTTCGGCGTGA
- a CDS encoding DsrE/DsrF/DrsH-like family protein, whose translation MSTDTQHSQQTGKNDDGVGTDDALYERIEQLEGELADLKEEVGGQKKMTIIATKGTLDMAYPPLILASTAAAFGWDVVVFHTFWGLDILHEKKSKNLKLSAVGNPSMPMPNAMAALPGMDSMATKMMQKKIEENGTATIEELIDVSIETGVELQACQMTMELMDYDENEFYDGVVSGVGAATALEHMAEADIQLLV comes from the coding sequence ATGAGTACCGACACGCAACACTCCCAGCAGACCGGCAAAAACGATGATGGCGTCGGAACCGACGACGCACTCTACGAGCGAATTGAGCAGTTGGAAGGCGAACTCGCCGACCTGAAAGAGGAAGTCGGCGGCCAGAAGAAGATGACCATCATCGCCACGAAAGGCACGCTCGACATGGCGTACCCGCCGCTCATCCTCGCCAGCACCGCCGCCGCGTTCGGGTGGGACGTGGTCGTCTTCCACACGTTCTGGGGACTGGACATCCTGCACGAGAAAAAGTCCAAAAATCTCAAACTCAGTGCGGTCGGCAACCCGAGTATGCCCATGCCGAACGCGATGGCGGCGCTTCCCGGTATGGACTCCATGGCGACGAAGATGATGCAGAAGAAAATCGAGGAGAACGGCACCGCGACCATCGAGGAACTCATCGACGTGTCGATTGAAACCGGCGTGGAACTGCAAGCCTGCCAGATGACGATGGAGTTGATGGACTACGACGAAAATGAGTTTTACGACGGCGTCGTTTCGGGCGTCGGCGCGGCCACCGCCCTCGAACATATGGCCGAGGCCGACATTCAACTGCTCGTCTGA
- a CDS encoding sulfurtransferase TusA family protein, whose protein sequence is MSTKFDITETLDVKGLNCPMPVVKTKQATDELTEGDVLEVVATDSGSMSDLKGWANTTDGVELLEQEEDEAGGEAVYRHFVRKTE, encoded by the coding sequence ATGAGTACGAAATTCGACATCACGGAGACGCTGGACGTAAAAGGACTGAACTGCCCGATGCCGGTCGTCAAGACGAAACAGGCGACCGACGAACTGACCGAGGGTGATGTGCTGGAGGTCGTCGCAACCGACTCCGGGAGCATGAGCGACCTAAAGGGCTGGGCCAACACGACCGACGGCGTCGAACTGCTCGAACAGGAAGAAGACGAGGCGGGTGGCGAAGCGGTCTACCGCCACTTCGTCCGGAAAACGGAGTAA
- a CDS encoding MBL fold metallo-hydrolase: MSESPFPSPTAEVASVTPNELYERIDADESVTLLDVRATDEYEKWKIDGENVESINIPYFEYLTDDPDDELFDPVPKDEEVTVLCAKGGSSEYIAGLFTERGYDVNHLEDGMKGWARVLERREIEDENKNADTTVIQYQRPSSGCLSYLVVSDDEAAVIDPLRAFAEEYAEDAKNHGAELKYAIDTHVHADHVSGVRTVTQSGSAESVVPAPADARGTEYDVPYRTVEDGEKLPLGNTEVDVVHTPGHTTGMTSYRVSGVLFTGDTLFTESVARPDLEEGDEGAPAAAGTLHETLQERILSLPDETVVAPAHFSDSATPAEDGTYTATIGDLADSMDALSMSREEFVEFVLSDMPPRPANYEDIIETNLGEQHTNDEEAFELELGPNNCAASRDSLTSD; encoded by the coding sequence ATGAGCGAATCACCGTTCCCGTCACCGACTGCCGAAGTCGCGTCGGTAACCCCAAACGAACTGTACGAACGAATCGACGCGGACGAATCCGTGACCCTACTCGACGTTCGCGCGACGGACGAGTACGAGAAGTGGAAAATCGACGGCGAGAACGTCGAGAGCATCAACATTCCCTATTTCGAATATCTCACGGACGACCCGGACGACGAACTGTTCGACCCGGTTCCGAAGGACGAGGAAGTGACCGTTCTATGCGCAAAAGGCGGGTCGAGCGAGTACATCGCCGGACTGTTCACCGAGCGAGGTTACGACGTGAACCACCTCGAAGACGGAATGAAAGGCTGGGCGCGCGTTCTCGAACGCCGCGAAATCGAGGACGAGAATAAGAACGCAGACACAACGGTTATCCAGTATCAGCGACCCTCCAGCGGATGTCTCTCCTACCTCGTCGTTTCGGACGACGAGGCGGCGGTCATCGACCCACTTCGAGCGTTCGCCGAGGAATACGCAGAAGACGCGAAAAACCACGGAGCCGAACTGAAATATGCCATCGACACGCACGTCCACGCAGACCACGTCAGCGGCGTTCGAACCGTGACACAATCAGGCAGTGCTGAATCGGTCGTCCCCGCACCCGCAGACGCCCGCGGCACCGAGTACGACGTGCCGTACCGAACCGTCGAAGACGGCGAGAAACTCCCGCTCGGGAATACCGAAGTCGACGTGGTTCACACCCCCGGCCACACGACTGGAATGACCTCCTACCGGGTCAGCGGCGTGCTGTTCACCGGAGATACTCTCTTCACCGAGAGCGTGGCTCGCCCCGACCTCGAAGAGGGCGACGAGGGCGCACCAGCGGCCGCAGGAACCCTCCACGAGACGCTTCAAGAGCGGATTCTGTCGCTTCCCGACGAAACCGTGGTCGCACCGGCGCATTTCAGCGATTCGGCGACTCCCGCCGAAGATGGCACGTACACGGCGACTATCGGCGATTTGGCCGACTCGATGGACGCGCTCTCGATGAGTCGCGAGGAGTTCGTGGAGTTCGTGCTGTCGGATATGCCGCCACGGCCTGCGAACTACGAGGACATCATCGAAACGAACTTGGGCGAACAGCACACAAACGACGAGGAAGCGTTCGAACTCGAACTCGGACCGAACAACTGCGCCGCGAGTCGAGACTCGCTCACGAGCGACTAA
- a CDS encoding YeeE/YedE family protein produces the protein MALSLLQSALMPALTFAELFPNGVSHYAIGGVFIGLGVAVIYLGTGIIAGASTFLETTLSYVSGVPRFQKGKYVASRDWRVVFTLGIIGGAAIYQVIFHGEIWTTDVEWWRLLSGGVLVGIGTRIGKGCTSGHGVCGVGSASFTSIVNVATFMTVAIGTAQLIQAMGMGISP, from the coding sequence ATGGCACTTTCGTTACTACAATCGGCACTCATGCCAGCACTCACGTTCGCGGAACTGTTCCCGAACGGCGTTTCCCACTACGCCATCGGCGGCGTGTTCATCGGACTCGGCGTCGCCGTCATCTACCTCGGCACCGGCATCATCGCCGGGGCGAGTACGTTCTTGGAGACGACGCTGTCCTACGTCTCCGGCGTGCCGCGATTCCAGAAGGGGAAATACGTCGCCTCCCGCGATTGGCGCGTCGTCTTCACGCTGGGAATCATCGGCGGTGCGGCAATCTACCAAGTTATCTTCCACGGCGAAATCTGGACGACAGACGTGGAGTGGTGGCGACTCCTCAGCGGCGGCGTCCTCGTCGGTATCGGAACGCGAATCGGCAAGGGCTGTACGTCCGGCCACGGCGTCTGTGGCGTCGGATCAGCCTCGTTCACCTCCATTGTCAACGTGGCGACGTTCATGACGGTTGCAATCGGAACCGCACAACTGATACAAGCGATGGGTATGGGGATTTCGCCATGA
- a CDS encoding DUF6691 family protein produces MSEKTSGKTTGKQNERGPLFMPLILVGGLIFGFGLGFSQMAKPEVVLQFLQFDDFGLLFVMGGAAVVTGTTFAVATRLSGNAPLTGKAYTRRLKSFDKNVLVGGGIFGIGWGISGICPGAAYASVGLGNYLILFGIGGMFLGAYLQGLWRKHRTDATSPTTSAD; encoded by the coding sequence ATGAGCGAAAAAACGAGTGGGAAAACGACGGGAAAACAGAACGAACGCGGGCCGCTATTCATGCCGTTGATACTGGTCGGCGGCCTCATCTTCGGGTTCGGACTCGGATTCAGCCAGATGGCCAAACCCGAAGTCGTACTCCAGTTCCTCCAGTTCGACGATTTCGGCCTGCTGTTCGTCATGGGCGGTGCGGCGGTCGTCACGGGAACGACGTTCGCCGTCGCAACCAGACTGTCCGGAAACGCACCACTGACCGGAAAAGCGTACACCCGGCGACTGAAATCGTTCGACAAGAACGTCCTCGTCGGCGGTGGCATCTTCGGCATCGGATGGGGCATCTCCGGCATCTGTCCGGGGGCCGCTTACGCCAGCGTCGGGTTGGGGAACTACCTCATCCTGTTCGGCATCGGCGGGATGTTCCTCGGCGCGTATCTCCAAGGGTTGTGGCGAAAACACCGTACAGACGCCACGAGTCCCACAACGAGTGCGGACTGA
- a CDS encoding helix-turn-helix domain-containing protein, producing MANSMAEYLQQDMECEGLLECIHGLKELDRQCYQVVVESEESLTIDDIADRIERERSTAYRSIQRLLQAGFIQKEQVNYDQGGYYHVYRPTDPGEVSHEMQRMLNEWYAKMGQLIQEFEDKYNETERTGQPV from the coding sequence ATGGCAAACTCGATGGCGGAGTATCTTCAGCAGGATATGGAGTGTGAGGGCCTGCTGGAGTGTATTCACGGGCTGAAAGAACTCGACAGACAGTGCTATCAGGTCGTCGTCGAGAGCGAGGAATCGCTGACCATCGACGACATCGCAGACCGAATCGAGCGCGAGCGTTCGACCGCCTACCGCTCCATCCAGCGACTTCTTCAGGCTGGCTTCATCCAGAAAGAGCAGGTAAACTACGACCAAGGTGGCTACTACCACGTCTACCGGCCGACCGACCCCGGCGAGGTGTCCCACGAAATGCAGCGAATGCTGAACGAGTGGTACGCGAAGATGGGCCAACTGATTCAGGAGTTCGAGGACAAGTACAACGAAACCGAACGAACCGGCCAACCGGTCTAA
- a CDS encoding CopD family protein: protein MALLDVLMQVLHTVFAGVWAGWALFMALLVIPAAQKGHLGTEGLRWLTKRFSRFSMLASFVLFATGGHLAGTRYTVELLGGSPRGHLVLTMVALWFVLTGISHGASSGLLKNLDDGAMRAASKYASWYYAGGVVAIGLLVVAGRL from the coding sequence ATGGCACTACTCGACGTACTGATGCAGGTTTTACATACCGTTTTCGCTGGCGTCTGGGCAGGATGGGCGCTGTTCATGGCGCTCCTCGTGATTCCCGCGGCGCAGAAAGGCCATCTCGGAACGGAGGGACTCAGATGGCTCACGAAACGTTTTTCGCGGTTTTCCATGCTGGCTTCCTTCGTTCTGTTCGCCACTGGCGGTCACCTCGCCGGAACCCGGTACACCGTCGAACTTCTCGGCGGAAGTCCGCGCGGCCACCTCGTCCTCACGATGGTCGCGCTCTGGTTCGTCCTGACCGGTATCAGCCACGGCGCGAGCAGCGGTCTGCTGAAGAACCTCGATGACGGTGCGATGCGCGCCGCCTCCAAATACGCATCGTGGTATTACGCCGGGGGCGTCGTGGCTATCGGCCTGCTCGTCGTCGCCGGGCGATTGTAA
- a CDS encoding universal stress protein, whose protein sequence is MYERILLPTDGSDAADRAIEQALNLAKTYDARLYVISIVDQTAIPPDVRADILYEELQEDGEQAVDDIEQKASDAGIDVRTSIPQGTPYRTILDFADDHDVDLIVMGTHGRRGIDRYLLGSVTEKVVRLSERPVLTVRMDEPS, encoded by the coding sequence ATGTACGAGCGAATTCTCCTGCCCACGGACGGGAGCGACGCCGCGGACAGAGCAATCGAACAGGCCCTCAATCTGGCGAAAACCTACGACGCGCGGCTGTACGTCATTTCGATAGTTGACCAAACAGCGATTCCGCCGGACGTTCGCGCGGACATACTGTATGAAGAGCTACAGGAGGACGGCGAGCAGGCGGTGGACGACATCGAGCAAAAAGCGAGCGACGCGGGAATCGACGTTCGAACGTCGATTCCCCAAGGAACGCCGTACAGAACCATTCTTGATTTCGCCGACGACCACGACGTAGACCTCATCGTGATGGGGACGCACGGAAGACGCGGCATCGACCGCTATCTCCTCGGGAGCGTGACGGAGAAGGTCGTTCGCCTCTCCGAGCGACCGGTGTTGACGGTTCGAATGGACGAACCGTCGTAG
- a CDS encoding ABC transporter permease, translating into MNLFESLRISWRNIREHKLRSTLTTLGVIIGVAAVITFVTLGASLQADIISTVAGGNAATMYVSAQSQSETGLPDIGGGGQTVLTKHDMDGIRSLQGVEAAVPESGVAASTVEFNNSTVGRQWVVVTTPPYFDVRNQDFVSGGSFQSGEREVVLNRPAVSMFGEENVTVGDNITVTRAAGGERVNATVVGIVEPTDQSALGISEGASPQIYAPTDPFYQRTVYSPSANENQRVYGRALVLAESPSQVDSVQGRVYTYLGEQSDARELKSDSYRFKVTTQDELVNQVRQVSNTFTAYITGIALISLVVGAIGIANIMLVSVTERTREIGIMKAVGARNNDVLQLFLFEAVLLGLFGSAVGALVGLGGGYVAASIIGLPLAFRPEWFGIAVAVGVLVGVLAGIYPAWDAAQTDPIDALRYE; encoded by the coding sequence ATGAACCTTTTCGAAAGCCTTCGAATCAGTTGGCGAAACATCCGCGAACACAAACTTCGCTCGACGCTGACGACGCTCGGCGTCATCATCGGCGTGGCCGCAGTCATCACGTTCGTCACGCTCGGCGCGAGTTTGCAGGCGGACATCATCAGCACCGTCGCGGGGGGAAACGCGGCGACGATGTACGTTTCGGCGCAATCACAGAGTGAAACCGGGCTTCCGGACATCGGAGGCGGAGGCCAAACCGTTCTGACGAAACACGATATGGATGGGATTCGGTCGTTACAGGGCGTCGAGGCCGCCGTCCCCGAAAGTGGCGTCGCGGCTTCGACCGTCGAGTTCAACAACTCGACGGTCGGGCGACAGTGGGTCGTAGTGACGACGCCGCCGTATTTCGACGTGAGAAATCAGGATTTCGTTTCGGGCGGGTCGTTCCAAAGCGGCGAGCGGGAAGTCGTCTTGAATCGCCCGGCAGTGAGCATGTTCGGCGAGGAAAACGTCACCGTCGGCGACAACATCACCGTCACGCGCGCCGCGGGCGGGGAGCGAGTGAACGCGACGGTGGTCGGCATCGTCGAACCCACTGACCAGTCGGCGCTCGGAATCAGCGAAGGCGCGTCACCGCAAATCTACGCGCCGACCGACCCGTTCTACCAGCGAACGGTGTACAGCCCCTCCGCAAACGAGAACCAGCGCGTCTACGGACGTGCGCTGGTGCTGGCCGAAAGCCCTTCTCAGGTTGATTCGGTACAGGGTCGGGTGTACACCTACCTCGGCGAGCAGTCCGACGCACGGGAACTGAAATCCGATAGCTATCGGTTCAAAGTCACGACGCAGGACGAACTCGTCAATCAGGTCAGACAGGTAAGCAACACATTCACGGCGTACATCACCGGCATCGCGCTCATCTCGCTCGTCGTCGGTGCCATCGGAATTGCGAACATCATGCTCGTCAGCGTCACGGAACGAACCCGCGAAATCGGCATCATGAAAGCCGTCGGAGCGCGGAACAACGACGTGCTCCAATTGTTCCTGTTCGAAGCGGTTCTGCTCGGCCTGTTCGGGTCGGCGGTCGGCGCGCTCGTCGGACTGGGCGGCGGATACGTCGCTGCTTCGATTATCGGCCTGCCGTTGGCGTTCCGGCCCGAATGGTTCGGTATCGCGGTCGCAGTGGGCGTGTTAGTCGGCGTCCTCGCGGGAATCTATCCCGCATGGGACGCCGCCCAGACAGACCCCATCGACGCGCTGCGATACGAATGA
- a CDS encoding glycosyltransferase family 39 protein yields the protein MASHQTDSKTTPESRGLGYELPWLVPALLAGICIFYFYVSSHSYPSFGAGLYIHIAEHIIENGYALPETIPGYTAEGVPFAYPPLMFYVSAVLLDVTGLDPFTIAQYLPGLVSIAYLIPLYFFTRDLLGSRPQASLATLIVAVSPPVLQWHISAGGIVRAPALLFSLVGLYAGLHLFREKNTRWLVPALVAFTLTILTHPMYTIFFVMSYLLLYVRFDRSFNGLLRGLFVGVGGVLLTTPWWSSVLVAHGSTVFTAAAGTHGGIGNTIPTLERLVEQQFNESPLLSVWHLTAIVGCLWLVLKREYFLPVWLLLIAVTIEEARFIFLIAALVSSRFVFTGLVPWLRRESSGILGREEIVTFSVVLLVTISLSGGALYATGGLNAHAGSPSLPQFVTHGDVEAMEWTKQNTEPSSEFVVLGDAAEWFPQQTDRTMLVAPWGVEWKGQHQYRDQLRQFRQLSRCHSSNCLTVRLMQMNVHPDYVYIPKGTYTVRGMQREQPSEMVSRMVTSPQYRLAFENEDVAIFRLSDGWHPPKPGTTGPVPM from the coding sequence ATGGCCAGCCATCAGACGGATTCGAAAACGACACCGGAATCGCGCGGACTTGGATACGAACTGCCATGGCTCGTTCCGGCGCTGCTGGCCGGAATCTGTATCTTTTATTTTTACGTGAGTTCGCACTCGTATCCGTCGTTCGGTGCGGGACTCTACATCCACATCGCGGAACACATCATCGAAAACGGATACGCGCTCCCCGAAACCATACCGGGCTACACCGCCGAAGGAGTGCCGTTCGCGTATCCGCCGCTCATGTTTTACGTTTCTGCGGTACTACTCGACGTGACCGGACTCGACCCATTTACCATCGCGCAGTATCTCCCCGGACTGGTCAGCATCGCGTACCTGATTCCGCTGTACTTTTTCACGCGCGATTTGCTGGGGTCACGCCCACAAGCGTCTCTGGCGACGCTCATCGTCGCCGTCAGCCCGCCGGTTTTGCAGTGGCACATCTCCGCCGGAGGTATCGTTCGCGCCCCTGCTTTGCTGTTCTCGCTCGTCGGACTCTACGCCGGATTGCATCTCTTTCGGGAGAAGAATACGAGATGGCTCGTTCCCGCACTCGTCGCATTCACGCTGACGATTCTCACCCATCCGATGTACACGATTTTCTTCGTGATGAGCTATCTCCTGCTGTACGTTCGGTTTGACCGGTCGTTCAACGGTCTGCTTCGAGGACTGTTCGTCGGCGTCGGTGGCGTTCTCCTGACGACGCCGTGGTGGAGTTCGGTACTGGTCGCACACGGTTCGACCGTGTTCACCGCCGCCGCGGGAACCCACGGCGGAATCGGAAACACGATTCCGACGCTGGAACGGCTGGTCGAACAGCAGTTCAACGAATCGCCGCTGTTGTCGGTGTGGCATCTAACCGCCATCGTTGGCTGTCTCTGGTTGGTGTTGAAACGCGAATATTTCCTCCCGGTGTGGCTGTTGCTCATCGCCGTAACAATCGAGGAAGCTCGATTCATATTTCTCATCGCGGCGCTCGTGAGTTCACGGTTCGTCTTCACCGGACTCGTGCCGTGGCTTCGACGGGAATCGTCGGGGATACTCGGCCGGGAAGAGATCGTGACGTTCTCCGTCGTGCTACTTGTCACAATTAGTCTCAGCGGCGGCGCGCTGTACGCGACGGGCGGCCTGAATGCCCACGCTGGAAGCCCGTCGCTTCCACAGTTCGTGACCCACGGAGACGTGGAAGCGATGGAATGGACGAAACAAAACACCGAACCGTCGTCGGAGTTCGTCGTCCTCGGCGATGCCGCGGAGTGGTTCCCACAGCAGACGGACAGGACGATGTTGGTGGCCCCGTGGGGTGTCGAATGGAAAGGACAACATCAGTACCGCGACCAATTACGACAGTTCCGCCAGCTGTCGCGGTGTCACAGTTCGAACTGTCTGACCGTGCGATTGATGCAGATGAACGTCCATCCGGATTACGTCTACATCCCGAAGGGCACCTATACGGTTCGTGGAATGCAGCGAGAACAACCGAGCGAAATGGTGTCGAGAATGGTGACATCGCCACAGTATCGCCTCGCGTTCGAAAACGAGGATGTTGCCATCTTCAGGCTATCCGACGGCTGGCATCCACCGAAGCCGGGAACGACGGGGCCGGTTCCGATGTAG
- a CDS encoding outer membrane protein assembly factor BamB family protein: MRFATGAVLLIIVAVLAGVGVVAFVGDDGGTLSERWVSDTGRDMKGNHHAPVAATVGNQSFVFAPISDRGNGTGCGLFALDGETGDTVWRHQVPPANCTIHAVADPTVADFDGDGTREVLAASTEDRVTAYDARSGDEEMRHELDEYGYTKPVVANLTADSASETAVVDVQGRLSLVRTNGTELWSRDLGGMVWARPIAADFDADGSNELAVGVTPGGGSHVRLLDGNNETVWQNDDITGSVLWMGSGQADDDPAVEISVATSDGEIVVLDGADGSAEWRRSVGDLAAVHDITDGDGDGNPEVYAVSREGTLFALDAADGSVEWETSLTTETQMTPPPIVGDVDGDNETEIVAATNDGKVTVVAPDSGDVLATYERSVPIYTHPTLANFDGDGAEEIYVIYGDGRVVSLSYES; encoded by the coding sequence ATGCGCTTCGCAACCGGAGCAGTCCTCCTCATCATCGTCGCCGTCCTCGCGGGTGTCGGGGTCGTCGCGTTCGTGGGAGACGACGGCGGAACCCTCTCGGAACGCTGGGTGAGCGACACTGGCCGAGACATGAAAGGAAATCATCACGCTCCGGTGGCAGCCACGGTTGGAAACCAGTCGTTCGTTTTCGCACCGATTAGCGACCGAGGAAACGGAACCGGATGTGGCCTGTTCGCACTCGATGGCGAAACTGGGGACACCGTCTGGAGGCACCAAGTTCCGCCCGCAAACTGCACGATTCACGCCGTCGCCGACCCGACCGTCGCCGACTTCGACGGCGACGGTACGCGGGAAGTCCTCGCCGCGAGCACGGAAGACCGAGTGACGGCCTACGACGCACGTTCGGGAGACGAAGAGATGCGACACGAACTCGACGAGTACGGCTACACGAAACCAGTGGTTGCGAACCTTACGGCGGATTCAGCGTCGGAAACCGCCGTCGTAGACGTACAAGGGCGACTCTCGCTCGTCCGAACGAACGGAACCGAACTCTGGTCGCGGGATTTGGGCGGCATGGTGTGGGCACGCCCCATAGCAGCTGATTTCGACGCGGACGGTAGCAACGAACTCGCCGTCGGTGTCACACCCGGAGGCGGTAGCCACGTCCGTCTGCTGGACGGCAACAACGAAACCGTCTGGCAAAACGACGACATTACCGGTTCCGTTCTCTGGATGGGGTCGGGACAGGCCGACGACGACCCCGCGGTCGAGATTTCGGTTGCGACATCGGACGGCGAAATCGTCGTTCTCGACGGCGCTGACGGAAGTGCCGAATGGCGACGGTCGGTCGGCGACCTCGCCGCGGTGCACGACATTACGGACGGAGACGGGGACGGAAATCCGGAAGTGTACGCCGTCTCCCGCGAAGGGACGCTGTTCGCGCTCGACGCGGCCGACGGGAGCGTCGAGTGGGAAACCTCGCTGACGACGGAAACCCAGATGACCCCACCGCCAATCGTCGGCGACGTGGACGGCGACAATGAGACGGAAATCGTGGCCGCCACAAACGACGGGAAGGTGACCGTCGTCGCGCCGGATTCCGGCGACGTGTTGGCAACCTACGAACGGTCGGTACCGATTTACACCCATCCGACGCTGGCGAACTTCGACGGCGACGGTGCCGAGGAGATATACGTCATCTACGGCGATGGACGGGTCGTCTCGCTCTCGTACGAATCGTAA